The Pungitius pungitius chromosome 13, fPunPun2.1, whole genome shotgun sequence genome includes the window CGGGGCTGCAGTGTGAAGAGGTGTAGCCTCGTCTCCATTTAGCAGCCATGTGTCTTACCGGGCTTGACACGCAACTAGTCGTACAGCTGCCAGGACACACACTGAGAGATGAGGCAAGGCAAAGCTGCTCCCAGTCACTCACTGGAATAATTATGCCATTTCTTTTGGCCTTATACAATGCAGGTCACTGAACGTGATGGAACAAGTGGAATGTGTGGGAGCCAATGAATAAAAACAGGGTCTGTGCTGTACATTAAAACGAAATACACAAAACACtgttgaaatttaaaaaaaaagtgtttatttggCAAGAGCAGCAATCAGTCATAATACGGGTGACACTTCGTTTTAATAAGTGCGCGAAAACCTTCCCACGGTATTTCTGCCACGACGAAGCGGCACTCAAGTTCCTGAAAAAGGCAAACGAGTGCATCCTTGTAATCTCCACAACAAACCGCACAGGCGTAAAGCAAGACTTGCATTTGGGTttacgggtgtgtgtgtgtgtgtgtgcgcgcatcgtGGACTCACGTTGGCTTTGGGGTGGAGGAAACACGGCTCACTGTCTGCGGCGGAGAGGCTCTGGCACGTCGTGCGTCCAAGCAGCACGTCCAAGATGTAGTCTACACCCGCGACGACCTACGGGGAAACAACACTCACCATGGGAACAGTGACTTAAAACAGGTTTTCGTTTAaaagtttgaataaaaaaaaaaaaattgaacctGAATTTTGGCCGATGTTATGCTCACGAGCTTGTAAGCAACCCGCTCTGCTGCGTGGACTCTGTTGAACTCGGACACCGCGAAATGAGCTGCCCTCAAAACCTTGGTGCCGTTCACCGGGACCCTGAGCGGCTCGCCCGTCATCCCTTCCCGGGGGTCCCCCGAGCAACCGGCCGAAGCGAACAGGACTACGCACCACCAGAACAACAACATCTTGAACCCGAACAGTTGTTTCTGCTGCCCCGAGGGTCGGGAGGGTGGTTTTTAAGTGGCCGAGGTGGCGTTAGGAGAAGGTTTAACGCGTTAGAAACGCGCACGTGTTTCCTATCTGTTGATTAGGACGCGAACCGGAAGGCCTGAAGAAGTTAAAAGTGTGAGGAAAAGTACAAGTATAGCAACGTCtgtgtgaataataataacacgtGATACATTAACGGATTCAGCGAGCACACcctttatttattgtattcatttggacctGAAGTCTCCATGGTTTTTGTCCggcaaaaaataaatcccacaaaaatgaaatacaatttcCTTaccaaatatacactcaccggccactttattaggtacacctgtccaactgctcgttaacact containing:
- the LOC119214353 gene encoding cystatin-like, producing MLLFWWCVVLFASAGCSGDPREGMTGEPLRVPVNGTKVLRAAHFAVSEFNRVHAAERVAYKLVSITSAKIQVVAGVDYILDVLLGRTTCQSLSAADSEPCFLHPKANELECRFVVAEIPWEGFRALIKTKCHPYYD